From Salvia splendens isolate huo1 chromosome 16, SspV2, whole genome shotgun sequence, a single genomic window includes:
- the LOC121772757 gene encoding MYB-like transcription factor ODO1, with translation MGRQPCCEKVGLKRGPWTIDEDNKLMKFILNNGIQCWRLVPKLAGLMRCGKSCRLRWINYLRPDLKRGALTEAEEDMIIELHSRLGNRWSKIATYFPGRTDNEIKNYWNTRIKKKMKLNGLDPVTHKPVLSKSHDFETNTEELMKHQQNLGFQETISIPSVEAYDQMQHKTEGSSLSNQSNDYSSCITNSDMGLGSSIVFQNKESLENFTMDSFPNLMENPFFWDCFNGLGESFP, from the exons aTGGGAAGACAACCTTGTTGTGAGAAAGTGGGGCTTAAACGAGGTCCTTGGACAATCGATGAAGATAATAAACTCATGAAGTTTATCCTTAATAATGGGATACAATGTTGGAGGCTTGTTCCTAAACTTGCAG GTTTAATGAGATGTGGAAAGAGCTGCAGATTGAGATGGATAAACTATTTGAGGCCCGATTTAAAGAGAGGTGCATTGACAGAAGCAGAAGAAGACATGATCATCGAGCTCCATTCTCGACTAGGAAATAG GTGGTCTAAAATAGCCACATACTTTCCGGGAAGGACAGACAATGAGATTAAGAACTATTGGAACACGAGGAttaagaagaagatgaagctcAATGGGTTGGACCCGGTAACCCACAAGCCGGTCCTATCCAAATCTCACGATTTCGAGACGAACACGGAAGAATTAATGAAGCATCAACAAAACCTTGGATTTCAAGAGACCATCTCAATCCCAAGTGTAGAAGCTTATGATCAAATGCAGCATAAGACAGAAGGGTCGTCGCTCTCGAATCAAAGCAACGACTATTCTTCTTGCATCACGAATTCGGACATGGGATTGGGATCTTCAATTGTGTTCCAAAACAAGGAATCTTTGGAGAATTTCACTATGGATTCTTTTCCAAATTTGATGGAGAATCCGTTTTTCTGGGATTGTTTCAACGGTCTGGGAGAGAGTTTCCCATGa
- the LOC121770129 gene encoding small heat shock protein, chloroplastic-like, giving the protein MSHCLSLYTPISPTSKFSYLRKTPISGRNCAKFAVRAAAADGRENLDHLQKQSRPQQQVKKRAAPSAAPIGLWDMFPTARTVQQMMETMERMIDDPLVYSSGWAAPSPAADAVSSYGRGRTPWEIKEGETEYKLRFDMPGMTKEDVKVWVEEKMLVLKAEKKAGEGEECPAKSYGKYNTRIALPENVEFEKIKAEVKDGVLYITIPKASISGKVFDISVD; this is encoded by the exons ATGTCACACTGTTTATCCCTTTACACTCCCATTTCTCCCACTTCAAAATTTTCCTATCTCCGGAAAACCCCCATCTCCGGCAGAAATTGTGCCAAGTTTGCCGTCAGGGCGGCGGCGGCAGACGGCCGAGAAAATCTCGATCATTTGCAAAAGCAAAGTAGGCCTCAGCAGCAGGTCAAGAAAAGGGCCGCCCCTTCTGCCGCTCCAATTG GTTTATGGGACATGTTTCCAACAGCTAGGACAGTGCAGCAAATGATGGAGACGATGGAGAGGATGATAGACGACCCTCTCGTCTACAGCAGCGGCTGGGCGGCCCCCTCGCCTGCAGCCGACGCGGTGAGCAGCTACGGGCGGGGGAGGACGCCGTGGGAGATCAAGGAGGGCGAGACGGAGTACAAGCTGAGGTTCGACATGCCTGGCATGACCAAGGAGGATGTCAAGGTGTGGGTCGAGGAAAAGATGCTCGTCTTGAAGGCCGAGAAGAAGGCCGGAGAGGGCGAGGAGTGTCCGGCTAAGAGCTATGGGAAGTACAACACCAGGATTGCCTTGCCTGAGAATGTTGAGTTTGAGAAGATTAAGGCTGAGGTTAAGGATGGTGTGTTGTATATCACTATACCCAAGGCTAGTATTAGTGGTAAGGTTTTTGACATTAGTGTTGATTAA
- the LOC121772756 gene encoding two-component response regulator ORR26-like has translation MDSCGFSSPRTECFPAGLRVLVVDDDPTWLKILEKMLKKCNYEVTTCNLAREALDLLRERKDGFDIVISDVNMPDMDGFKLLEHVGLEMDLPVIMMSVDGETSRVMKGVQHGACDYLLKPIRMKELRNIWQHVFRKRIHEVRDFEGHESLDEMMLRGGADLLDDGFFFGGDPVPGKKRKDVDHMSDDRVGGDPSSLKKARVVWTVDLHQKFVKAVNLIGFEKVGPKKILDLMGVPWLTRENVASHLQKYRLYLSRLQKENELRTTLGGTMHSDLPPKDAAAGPGNASLQTLDTKSSKQNISVHHDDPRNCEGIAKASPTPMAETKAAEISDLAKSSTSSISFDRSFVESSDAKSEPTIQVQYSWSAGASPLQFKPEQKPQARAPPIGFKQEQKPPLRFKKEQQAPLFVAEHRFDHAPVAVHHRKDNKASDKPSPTATDPPYSKAKRGQSSKATKVESTAALFCIQPERPFTDCHTIDPIPSSIWSTKTSQSFEQNLYDEPWHINALLGTGSALASDYTSQYPPNPYLGTIDPFCFNGQELITDVSSLKFLIDPVIDEGLYIA, from the exons ATGGATTCGTGCGGGTTTTCTTCGCCGCGGACCGAGTGTTTTCCGGCCGGTCTCCGGGTGCTGGTGGTGGACGACGATCCCACGTGGCTCAAGATTCTTGAAAAGATGCTTAAGAAGTGCAATTATGAAG TAACAACATGTAATCTGGCGAGGGAGGCTCTCGACTTGCTGCGCGAGCGCAAGGATGGGTTTGATATTGTGATCAGCGATGTTAACATGCCAGACATGGATGGTTTCAAGCTGTTAGAGCATGTCGGCCTGGAGATGGATCTGCCCGTCATAA TGATGTCTGTGGATGGGGAGACGAGCAGGGTTATGAAGGGCGTCCAGCACGGTGCTTGTGACTACCTTCTCAAGCCGATCAGGATGAAGGAGCTGCGCAACATATGGCAGCATGTGTTCAGGAAGAGGATACACGAGGTGAGGGATTTTGAAGGCCACGAGAGCCTTGATGAGATGATGCTCAGAGGCGGAGCAGACCTCTTGGATGATGGCTTCTTCTTCGGTGGGGATCCAGTTCCCGGAAAGAAGAGGAAGGACGTTGATCACATGAGTGATGACCGCGTGGGAGGCGATCCCTCCTCGTTGAAGAAGGCAAGGGTGGTTTGGACTGTAGATCTTCACCAGAAGTTTGTCAAAGCTGTCAATCTCATTGGGTTTGAGA AAGTCGGCCCAAAGAAAATCCTCGATCTGATGGGCGTTCCGTGGCTAACTAGAGAAAATGTAGCTAGTCACCTACAG AAGTACCGGCTCTACTTGAGCAGGTTACAAAAGGAGAACGAGCTGAGAACCACGCTTGGTGGGACAATGCACTCGGATTTACCTCCGAAAGATGCTGCTGCTGGTCCAGGAAACGCGTCCCTTCAAACTCTGGACACTAAGAGCTCTAAGCAGAACATTTCTGTTCATCACGACGATCCTAGAAACTGCGAAGGAATCGCCAAGGCGAGTCCTACGCCAATGGCAGAGACCAAGGCTGCTGAGATCAGTGATCTTGCAAAAAGTAGCACCTCGAGTATCAGCTTTGATCGCTCTTTTGTAGAGAGTTCTGATGCAAAATCCGAGCCTACGATCCAAGTTCAGTACTCATGGAGCGCAGGAGCTTCGCCTCTCCAGTTCAAACCCGAGCAGAAGCCACAAGCCAGAGCCCCACCCATTGGATTCAAGCAAGAGCAGAAACCACCTCTCCGGTTCAAGAAAGAGCAACAGGCACCACTGTTTGTTGCAGAGCACCGGTTTGATCACGCTCCTGTGGCCGTGCATCACAGGAAAGATAACAAAGCCTCCGATAAACCATCACCAACTGCAACAGACCCTCCATACAGCAAGGCAAAAAGGGGCCAATCGAGCAAGGCAACCAAAGTTGAGAGCACTGCAGCATTGTTCTGTATTCAGCCCGAAAGACCTTTTACAGATTGCCACACCATTGATCCAATCCCGAGCTCCATATGGAGCACCAAGACCAGCCAGAGCTTCGAACAGAATCTATATGATGAACCTTGGCACATAAATGCGCTTCTTGGAACTGGATCAGCTCTCGCAAGTGACTACACCTCCCAATACCCACCAAATCCCTACCTTGGCACTATAGACCCATTCTGTTTCAACGGTCAAGAGCTCATCACCGACGTCTCTTCCCTAAAGTTCCTGATCGACCCTGTAATAGACGAGGGTCTGTACATTGCTTGA
- the LOC121769753 gene encoding regulator of G-protein signaling 1-like, with product MAICAVRGGCPSDYVAVSVAILSVILLLVKAGVPYIIHKIPRPKGSGFWLVAMQIVASFNLLLSVVMALGFLRFRRKHWWSSCYIWAVWVEGPLGFGLLLSCRIVQAFQLYNLFVKRRLPPVRSCIFLSLVLFPWIVGSAIIQITQPLNHRCHMKTYWIIPVISVHALYIAALVGFTGAIQHIEFRFHELKDLWRGILVSACCIGVWVVAYTLNEIYEDNALVQIISRSVLLIMTSFLLMAFFSMSISQPLASLLSSMKNEQQDYTMMGNALGIPDSGLLVQQESTQSINPNDPLDKLLADRRFRQSFVEFADSCLAGESVHFYEELLQLDKIPVDDHVRRIYMARHIIDTYITPGATMEVNISHRCRQEILSTPDLAHLDLFKNALIELIQLMKMNLANDYWSSTFFIKLKEEEMVKTADYEQEQSSWNSSQRLSSVHCADDPFHQEHSPCKLSSSSQELELQ from the exons ATGGCGATTTGTGCTGTCAGAGGAGGCTGCCCAAGCGACTATGTTGCCGTCTCCGTCGCTATACTCTCTGTAATCCT GCTTCTTGTAAAGGCTGGTGTGCCCTATATAATTCACAAGATCCCTAGACCTAAGGGCAGCGGCTTTTGGCTTGTAGCAATGCAAATTGTTGCTAGTTTCAACCTTTTATTATCGGTTGtg ATGGCCCTTGGTTTTTTGAGGTTCAGAAGGAAGCATTGGTGGAGTTCTTGCTATATATGGGCTG TTTGGGTCGAAGGTCCATTAGGATTTGGCTTGCTGTTGAGCTGCCGTATTGTACAAGCATTTCAACTGTATAACTTATTTGTTAA GAGACGTTTGCCACCTGTCCGGTCGTGTATATTTCTTTCACTGGTTCTCTTTCCCTGGATTGTGGGTTCGGCAA TTATTCAAATCACCCAGCCTCTAAACCACCGTTGCCACATGAAAACTTATTGGATCATCCCAGTTATTTCCGTTCACGCTCTGTATATTGCTGCTTTGGTTGGATTTACTGGAGCAATACAGCATATCGAGTTTAGATTCCATGAACTTAAGGACCTCTGGCGAGGAATTCTCGTCTCAGCTTGTTGCATCG GAGTATGGGTGGTCGCTTACACTCTGAACGAGATCTATGAGGATAATGCATTGGTCCAAATCATTTCAAGATCTGTATTACTAATCATG ACAAGTTTCCTTCTAATGGCATTCTTCTCTATGTCAATATCACAACCACTTGCCTCACTTTTGAGCTCGATGAAAAACGAACAACAAGATTACACCATGATGGGCAATGCCCTCGGCATTCCTGATAGCGGGCTTTTAGTTCAACAGGAATCAACACAGTCTATAAATCCTAACGACCCTTTGGATAAGCTTCTTGCAGACAGAAGATTCCGGCAGTCATTTGTTGAGTTTGCAGATAG CTGTTTGGCAGGGGAAAGTGTCCATTTCTACGAGGAACTGCTGCAGCTCGACAAAATCCCAGTTGATGATCATGTCAGGAGAATCTATATGGCGCGTCATATTATTGACACGTACATCACTCCCGGTGCAACAATGGAGGTGAACATATCTCATCGTTGTAGGCAAGAGATCCTATCAACTCCAGATCTGGCACACCTGGACCTCTTCAAGAATGCGTTGATTGAGTTGATTCAGTTGATGAAAATG AATTTGGCCAATGATTATTGGTCATCGACTTTCTTCATAAAACTGAAAGAAGAGGAGATGGTGAAAACAGCCGACTATGAGCAAGAACAGAGCAGTTGGAACTCCTCTCAACGGCTGAGCTCTGTGCATTGTGCCGATGACCCTTTCCACCAAGAACACAGTCCCTGCAAGTTGAGTTCGAGTAGCCAGGAACTAGAGCTGCAGTGA